A stretch of the Eretmochelys imbricata isolate rEreImb1 chromosome 15, rEreImb1.hap1, whole genome shotgun sequence genome encodes the following:
- the TRMT2A gene encoding tRNA (uracil-5-)-methyltransferase homolog A isoform X13, protein MGESVGKGAKKLLFSRGHFSFPVTSRKTPPHLEARPRSVYVCRVRTEEMMEGKSSLCGPEEENTAPSVEAENITEVEIKQDKGDSSHAENTENCPDMYRYIKGDLFTSEIYKVEIQNLPKYIGFNDVKKFLAKYGLNPHKIKLFGKQTFAFVTFKSEEERDKAMKVLHGVMWKSRYLSVRLAKPKADPIVKKRKKEGEDTEQKEAKRPALAKDSEEEPLSKQIADVVTPLWNIPYEEQLTKKKQECEQVLQKLTKEIGNNNKALLPWLFVQKQKYNKICCPVEGVKASPLQTEYRNKCEFLIGMSLNQEDKTVGCRLGKYKGGSCAVVEPFDTIHIPAVAKKVVKAFQDYIRSTPYSVYSLETYEGHWKQLTVRTNKNGHIMAIVYFNPQKLSKEELVDLRISLAKYFTEETGKDSGVTSLYFVEEGQRKSPNREDLPLQHLAGDKYIYEELLGLKFRISPHAFFQVMLVNTQAAEVLYKAIRDWAQLNQDSTVLDICCGTGTIGISLAKKVKKVIGIELCQEAVEDAKVNAQINDLNNIEFHCGKAEDVVPSLINLLASHNLITIVDPPRAGLHSKVILAIRRAEHLKKLIYVSCNPRAAMNNFVE, encoded by the exons ATGGGAGAATCTGTGGGAAAGGGTgcaaaaaaattgcttttttccCGCGGGCATTTTAGCTTCCCGGTGACGTCACGGAAGACACCCCCCCACCTTGAAGCCCGCCCCCGTTCGGTGTATGTGTGCCGCGTGAG GACTGAAGAAATGATGGAAGGAAAGAGTAGTCTCTGTGGCCCTGAAGAAGAAAATACAGCCCCTTCGGTAGAAGCAGAAAATATAACTGAGGTGGAAATTAAGCAAGACAAGGGAGATAGTAGCCATGCAGAGAATACAGAAAATTGCCCTGATATGTACAGATATATCAAAGGAGATTTGTTTACATCGGAGATTTATAAAGTAGAAATTCAGAACCTTCCAAAATATATTGGCTTTAATGATGTAAAGAAATTTCTTGCCAAATATGGACTTAACCCTCATAAGATAAAACTTTTTGGGAAACAAACTTTTGCATTTGTGACATTTAAAAGTGAGGAGGAAAGGGACAAAGCTATGAAAGTCCTTCATGGAGTCATGTGGAAGAGCCGATATTTGAGTGTTAGGCTTGCAAAGCCTAAAGCTGATCCCATtgtaaaaaagagaaagaaagaaggggaGGACACTGAACAGAAAGAAGCAAAGCGTCCAGCTTTAGCAAAAGACAGTGAAGAGGAGCCTCTCAGTAAACAGATAGCAGATGTGGTGACCCCTTTGTGGAATATACCATATGAAGAACAGCTGACAAAGAAGAAGCAAGAGTGTGAACAAGTGCTGCAGAAACTGACAAA GGAAATAGGAAACAACAACAAAGCCCTGTTACCTTGGTTGTTTGTACAGAAGCAGAAGTATAATAAAATCTGTTGCCCAGTAGAGGGAGTGAAAGCATCACCATTACAG ACTGAATACCGCAACAAATGTGAATTTTTGATTGGAATGAGTTTAAATCAAGAAGACAAAACTGTGGGTTGTCGCCTTGGCAAATACAAGGGTGGAAGCTGTGCTGTAGTGGAACCATTTGACACTATTCACATTCCTGCTGTTGCCAAAAAGGTAGTGAAGGCTTTTCAAGACTACATAAG GTCAACCCCTTACTCTGTGTACAGCCTAGAAACCTACGAAGGTCACTGGAAACAACTCACAGTCCGCACCAACAAAAATGGTCATATCATGGCAATTGTTTATTTTAATCCTCAG AAATTAAGTAAAGAAGAGCTTGTTGACCTGAGAATCTCACTGGCAAAGTACTTTACAGAAGAAACTGGAAAGGACAGTGGGGTAACCTCTCTTTACTTTGTAGAGGAAGGGCAGAG aaaatcacCCAATCGTGAAGACTTGCCCTTACAACATTTGGCTGGTGATAAGTACATATATGAAGAGCTTCTTGGTCTAAAGTTTAGAATTTCCCCCCATGCATTTTTCCAAGTAATGTTG GTAAATACACAGGCTGCAGAGGTTCTATATAAAGCCATTAGAGACTGGGCCCAACTGAACCAAGATAGCACTGTACTTGATATCTGCTGTGGAACAGGAACAATTGGAATTTCACTGGCAAAG AAAGTGAAGAAAGTTATTGGTATCGAACTCTGTCAAGAAGCTGTGGAGGATGCCAAAGTGAATGCCCAAATTAATG ATTTGAATAACATTGAATTTCACTGTGGAAAGGCTGAAGACGTTGTTCCTTCTTTAATTAACTTATTAGCATCACACAACCTGATTACAATTGTAGATCCACCTCGGGCAGGACTAC ATTCTAAAGTCATTCTTGCAATCCGAAGAGCTGAACACTTGAAGAAGCTCATCTATGTATCCTGCAATCCCAGAGCTGCCATGAACAACTTTGTGGA
- the TRMT2A gene encoding tRNA (uracil-5-)-methyltransferase homolog A isoform X12 has product MGESVGKGAKKLLFSRGHFSFPVTSRKTPPHLEARPRSVYVCRVRTEEMMEGKSSLCGPEEENTAPSVEAENITEVEIKQDKGDSSHAENTENCPDMYRYIKGDLFTSEIYKVEIQNLPKYIGFNDVKKFLAKYGLNPHKIKLFGKQTFAFVTFKSEEERDKAMKVLHGVMWKSRYLSVRLAKPKADPIVKKRKKEGEDTEQKEAKRPALAKDSEEEPLSKQIADVVTPLWNIPYEEQLTKKKQECEQVLQKLTKEIGNNNKALLPWLFVQKQKYNKICCPVEGVKASPLQTEYRNKCEFLIGMSLNQEDKTVGCRLGKYKGGSCAVVEPFDTIHIPAVAKKVVKAFQDYIRSTPYSVYSLETYEGHWKQLTVRTNKNGHIMAIVYFNPQKLSKEELVDLRISLAKYFTEETGKDSGVTSLYFVEEGQRKSPNREDLPLQHLAGDKYIYEELLGLKFRISPHAFFQVMLVNTQAAEVLYKAIRDWAQLNQDSTVLDICCGTGTIGISLAKKVKKVIGIELCQEAVEDAKVNAQINDLNNIEFHCGKAEDVVPSLINLLASHNLITIVDPPRAGLHSKVILAIRRAEHLKKLIYVSCNPRAAMNNFVEKKQNYNSSNCLRS; this is encoded by the exons ATGGGAGAATCTGTGGGAAAGGGTgcaaaaaaattgcttttttccCGCGGGCATTTTAGCTTCCCGGTGACGTCACGGAAGACACCCCCCCACCTTGAAGCCCGCCCCCGTTCGGTGTATGTGTGCCGCGTGAG GACTGAAGAAATGATGGAAGGAAAGAGTAGTCTCTGTGGCCCTGAAGAAGAAAATACAGCCCCTTCGGTAGAAGCAGAAAATATAACTGAGGTGGAAATTAAGCAAGACAAGGGAGATAGTAGCCATGCAGAGAATACAGAAAATTGCCCTGATATGTACAGATATATCAAAGGAGATTTGTTTACATCGGAGATTTATAAAGTAGAAATTCAGAACCTTCCAAAATATATTGGCTTTAATGATGTAAAGAAATTTCTTGCCAAATATGGACTTAACCCTCATAAGATAAAACTTTTTGGGAAACAAACTTTTGCATTTGTGACATTTAAAAGTGAGGAGGAAAGGGACAAAGCTATGAAAGTCCTTCATGGAGTCATGTGGAAGAGCCGATATTTGAGTGTTAGGCTTGCAAAGCCTAAAGCTGATCCCATtgtaaaaaagagaaagaaagaaggggaGGACACTGAACAGAAAGAAGCAAAGCGTCCAGCTTTAGCAAAAGACAGTGAAGAGGAGCCTCTCAGTAAACAGATAGCAGATGTGGTGACCCCTTTGTGGAATATACCATATGAAGAACAGCTGACAAAGAAGAAGCAAGAGTGTGAACAAGTGCTGCAGAAACTGACAAA GGAAATAGGAAACAACAACAAAGCCCTGTTACCTTGGTTGTTTGTACAGAAGCAGAAGTATAATAAAATCTGTTGCCCAGTAGAGGGAGTGAAAGCATCACCATTACAG ACTGAATACCGCAACAAATGTGAATTTTTGATTGGAATGAGTTTAAATCAAGAAGACAAAACTGTGGGTTGTCGCCTTGGCAAATACAAGGGTGGAAGCTGTGCTGTAGTGGAACCATTTGACACTATTCACATTCCTGCTGTTGCCAAAAAGGTAGTGAAGGCTTTTCAAGACTACATAAG GTCAACCCCTTACTCTGTGTACAGCCTAGAAACCTACGAAGGTCACTGGAAACAACTCACAGTCCGCACCAACAAAAATGGTCATATCATGGCAATTGTTTATTTTAATCCTCAG AAATTAAGTAAAGAAGAGCTTGTTGACCTGAGAATCTCACTGGCAAAGTACTTTACAGAAGAAACTGGAAAGGACAGTGGGGTAACCTCTCTTTACTTTGTAGAGGAAGGGCAGAG aaaatcacCCAATCGTGAAGACTTGCCCTTACAACATTTGGCTGGTGATAAGTACATATATGAAGAGCTTCTTGGTCTAAAGTTTAGAATTTCCCCCCATGCATTTTTCCAAGTAATGTTG GTAAATACACAGGCTGCAGAGGTTCTATATAAAGCCATTAGAGACTGGGCCCAACTGAACCAAGATAGCACTGTACTTGATATCTGCTGTGGAACAGGAACAATTGGAATTTCACTGGCAAAG AAAGTGAAGAAAGTTATTGGTATCGAACTCTGTCAAGAAGCTGTGGAGGATGCCAAAGTGAATGCCCAAATTAATG ATTTGAATAACATTGAATTTCACTGTGGAAAGGCTGAAGACGTTGTTCCTTCTTTAATTAACTTATTAGCATCACACAACCTGATTACAATTGTAGATCCACCTCGGGCAGGACTAC ATTCTAAAGTCATTCTTGCAATCCGAAGAGCTGAACACTTGAAGAAGCTCATCTATGTATCCTGCAATCCCAGAGCTGCCATGAACAACTTTGTGGA
- the TRMT2A gene encoding tRNA (uracil-5-)-methyltransferase homolog A isoform X11 yields the protein MGESVGKGAKKLLFSRGHFSFPVTSRKTPPHLEARPRSVYVCRVRTEEMMEGKSSLCGPEEENTAPSVEAENITEVEIKQDKGDSSHAENTENCPDMYRYIKGDLFTSEIYKVEIQNLPKYIGFNDVKKFLAKYGLNPHKIKLFGKQTFAFVTFKSEEERDKAMKVLHGVMWKSRYLSVRLAKPKADPIVKKRKKEGEDTEQKEAKRPALAKDSEEEPLSKQIADVVTPLWNIPYEEQLTKKKQECEQVLQKLTKEIGNNNKALLPWLFVQKQKYNKICCPVEGVKASPLQTEYRNKCEFLIGMSLNQEDKTVGCRLGKYKGGSCAVVEPFDTIHIPAVAKKVVKAFQDYIRSTPYSVYSLETYEGHWKQLTVRTNKNGHIMAIVYFNPQKLSKEELVDLRISLAKYFTEETGKDSGVTSLYFVEEGQRKSPNREDLPLQHLAGDKYIYEELLGLKFRISPHAFFQVMLVNTQAAEVLYKAIRDWAQLNQDSTVLDICCGTGTIGISLAKKVKKVIGIELCQEAVEDAKVNAQINDLNNIEFHCGKAEDVVPSLINLLASHNLITIVDPPRAGLHSKVILAIRRAEHLKKLIYVSCNPRAAMNNFVEIGSAGLLLGAVEPSRAQVAEWLHGKTGSWVCWSCSVM from the exons ATGGGAGAATCTGTGGGAAAGGGTgcaaaaaaattgcttttttccCGCGGGCATTTTAGCTTCCCGGTGACGTCACGGAAGACACCCCCCCACCTTGAAGCCCGCCCCCGTTCGGTGTATGTGTGCCGCGTGAG GACTGAAGAAATGATGGAAGGAAAGAGTAGTCTCTGTGGCCCTGAAGAAGAAAATACAGCCCCTTCGGTAGAAGCAGAAAATATAACTGAGGTGGAAATTAAGCAAGACAAGGGAGATAGTAGCCATGCAGAGAATACAGAAAATTGCCCTGATATGTACAGATATATCAAAGGAGATTTGTTTACATCGGAGATTTATAAAGTAGAAATTCAGAACCTTCCAAAATATATTGGCTTTAATGATGTAAAGAAATTTCTTGCCAAATATGGACTTAACCCTCATAAGATAAAACTTTTTGGGAAACAAACTTTTGCATTTGTGACATTTAAAAGTGAGGAGGAAAGGGACAAAGCTATGAAAGTCCTTCATGGAGTCATGTGGAAGAGCCGATATTTGAGTGTTAGGCTTGCAAAGCCTAAAGCTGATCCCATtgtaaaaaagagaaagaaagaaggggaGGACACTGAACAGAAAGAAGCAAAGCGTCCAGCTTTAGCAAAAGACAGTGAAGAGGAGCCTCTCAGTAAACAGATAGCAGATGTGGTGACCCCTTTGTGGAATATACCATATGAAGAACAGCTGACAAAGAAGAAGCAAGAGTGTGAACAAGTGCTGCAGAAACTGACAAA GGAAATAGGAAACAACAACAAAGCCCTGTTACCTTGGTTGTTTGTACAGAAGCAGAAGTATAATAAAATCTGTTGCCCAGTAGAGGGAGTGAAAGCATCACCATTACAG ACTGAATACCGCAACAAATGTGAATTTTTGATTGGAATGAGTTTAAATCAAGAAGACAAAACTGTGGGTTGTCGCCTTGGCAAATACAAGGGTGGAAGCTGTGCTGTAGTGGAACCATTTGACACTATTCACATTCCTGCTGTTGCCAAAAAGGTAGTGAAGGCTTTTCAAGACTACATAAG GTCAACCCCTTACTCTGTGTACAGCCTAGAAACCTACGAAGGTCACTGGAAACAACTCACAGTCCGCACCAACAAAAATGGTCATATCATGGCAATTGTTTATTTTAATCCTCAG AAATTAAGTAAAGAAGAGCTTGTTGACCTGAGAATCTCACTGGCAAAGTACTTTACAGAAGAAACTGGAAAGGACAGTGGGGTAACCTCTCTTTACTTTGTAGAGGAAGGGCAGAG aaaatcacCCAATCGTGAAGACTTGCCCTTACAACATTTGGCTGGTGATAAGTACATATATGAAGAGCTTCTTGGTCTAAAGTTTAGAATTTCCCCCCATGCATTTTTCCAAGTAATGTTG GTAAATACACAGGCTGCAGAGGTTCTATATAAAGCCATTAGAGACTGGGCCCAACTGAACCAAGATAGCACTGTACTTGATATCTGCTGTGGAACAGGAACAATTGGAATTTCACTGGCAAAG AAAGTGAAGAAAGTTATTGGTATCGAACTCTGTCAAGAAGCTGTGGAGGATGCCAAAGTGAATGCCCAAATTAATG ATTTGAATAACATTGAATTTCACTGTGGAAAGGCTGAAGACGTTGTTCCTTCTTTAATTAACTTATTAGCATCACACAACCTGATTACAATTGTAGATCCACCTCGGGCAGGACTAC ATTCTAAAGTCATTCTTGCAATCCGAAGAGCTGAACACTTGAAGAAGCTCATCTATGTATCCTGCAATCCCAGAGCTGCCATGAACAACTTTGTGGA